A single Musa acuminata AAA Group cultivar baxijiao chromosome BXJ2-1, Cavendish_Baxijiao_AAA, whole genome shotgun sequence DNA region contains:
- the LOC135598518 gene encoding DNA-directed RNA polymerase 3B, chloroplastic-like isoform X2 codes for MLEKKLAPSLPYVKSLFLGWFEPLRDVIEREQRLQKTKMQKAAYAPHIGLLPADKMAVIVMHKMMGLLMVGQEDGCIRLVQAAIRIGEAIEQEFKIQAYLEKSKRPRRRKNEGDQNVILCTQQEILRKKVMKLIKMKKLIEVQKLLRNEIEMESWGRDGQAKLGSRLIELLLESAFVQVPCDSLADCPPEILPAFRHTFKNISKENGKSINRYGVIECDPLVHKGFDSTARHMVIPYLPMLIPPKSWKGYDNGGHLFLPSYVMRTHGAQEQQKAIKSVPRKQLQKVFEALDTLGRTKWRINRRILDVIEIVWSRGGGIAGLVDRKDIQLPDRPETEDLTEIKKWRWSTRKAKKANSEMHAQRCDVELKLSVAHKMRDEEGFYYPHNIDFRGRAYPMHSHLNHLSSDLCRGILEFAEGKPLGKSGLHWLKIHLANIYGGGVEKLSYDRRLTFVKNHLRDIFDSAENPIDGNRWWISAEDPFQCLAACIDLTKALKSSSPHMAISHLPIHQDGSCNGLQHYAALGRDSLEAAAVNLVAGEKPADVYSEIAMRVREIIRKDSEKDPTVDPTALLAKVLVDQVDRKLVKQTVMTSVYGVTYVGAREQIKRRLEEKGLITDDRLLFGASCYAAKVTLNALGEMFEAARGIMKWLGDCAKIIASENEPVKWTTPLGLPVVQPYRNSERHQIRTSLQVLTLQREGQSVSVKRQKTAFPPNFVHSLDGSHMMMTAISCKNAGLHFAGVHDSFWTHACDVDRMNQILREEFVALYNIPILENLLDGFQTSFPTLTFPPLPDRGDFDLKKVLESPYFFN; via the exons ATGCTCGAGAAGAAGCTGGCGCCGAGCTTGCCGTATGTGAAATCACTTTTCTTGGGCTGGTTCGAGCCATTGCGGGATGTAATTGAGAGGGAGCAGAGGTTGCAGAAGACAAAGATGCAGAAGGCTGCCTATGCCCCCCATATTGGGCTCCTCCCGGCTGATAAGATGGCAGTCATTGTGATGCATAAGATGATGGGGCTATTGATGGTGGGCCAGGAGGATGGGTGCATCCGGCTTGTTCAAGCAGCAATTCGAATTGGGGAAGCAATAGAACAGGAG TTTAAGATTCAGGCTTATCTCGAGAAGAGTAAGAGACCAAGAAGAAGGAAAAATGAAGGTGATCAAAATGTTATCTTGTGCACACAGCAAGAGATCTTGAGGAAAAAGGTGATGAAATTGATAAAAATGAAAAAACTGATCGAGGTACAGAAGCTTCTAAGAAATGAGATTGAGATGGAGTCTTGGGGTCGTGATGGCCAAGCCAAG CTGGGGAGTCGCTTAATTGAATTACTCTTAGAATCAGCATTTGTACAAGTACCATGTGATAGTTTAGCAGACTGTCCACCTGAAATTTTGCCTGCTTTTAGACACacatttaaaaatatttccaaGGAAAATGG CAAATCAATCAATAGATACGGGGTTATAGAATGTGATCCATTAGTCCACAAAGGTTTTGATAGCACT GCGAGGCATATGGTCATCCCTTACCTCCCAATGTTGATACCGCCAAAAAGTTGGAAGGG GTACGACAATGGTGGACATCTGTTTCTGCCTTCATATGTTATGCGGACACACGGGGCACAAGAACAACAAAAAGCAATTAAAAGTGTCCCGAGAAAGCAGCTGCAGAAAGTATTTGAG gcactagatacacttggaagaACAAAATGGAGGATAAATAGAAGAATTCTTGATGTTATAGAGATTGTTTGGAGCAGAGGGGGAGGTATTGCAGGTTTGGTTGATCGAAAAGAT ATCCAACTACCTGATAGACCTGAGACTGAGGATTTGACTGAGAtcaagaaatggaggtggagcacTAGAAAAGCTAAAAAGGCTAATAGCGAGATGCATGCTCAACGTTGTGATGTAGAACTTAAGCTTTCT GTAGCACATAAAATGAGGGATGAGGAAGGATTCTATTATCCTCATAATATTGACTTCCGAGGCCGTGCATACCCGATGCATTCACATCTAAACCATTTGAGTTCAGATCTATGTCGAGGAATTCTGGAATTTGCTGAAGGAAAACCCCTGGGGAAATCTGGTTTACACTGGCTGAAAATACATTTGGCAAACATATATGGTGGAGGTGTTGAAAAGCTTTCCTATGACAGGAGGCTGACTTTTGTCAAGAACCATTTGAGAGATATATTTGATTCAGCAGAAAATCCTATTGATGGTAACCGCTGGTGGATAAGTGCTGAAGATCCATTCCAGTGCTTGGCTGCATGTATTGATCTTACCAAAGCCTTAAAAAGCTCATCGCCACACATGGCCATCTCTCACTTGCCCATTCATCAG GATGGTTCTTGTAATGGTTTGCAGCATTATGCAGCTCTAGGGAGAGACAGT TTGGAGGCAGCTGCTGTTAACTTGGTCGCTGGAGAAAAACCTGCAGATGTTTATTCAGAGATAGCTATGAG GGTCAGAGAAATCATACGAAAAGACTCCGAGAAAGATCCTACTGTTGATCCGACAGCTTTGTTGGCTAAAGTCCTAGTTGATCAG gtGGATCGGAAGCTTGTTAAGCAAACGGTAATGACATCAGTTTATGGTGTCACATATGTTGGTGCCCGGGAACAGATCAAGAGGAGGCTTGAAGAGAAGGGACTGATTACTGATGATAGACTACTATTTGGTGCATCTTGCTATGCTGCTAAA gtgactttgaatgCTCTAGGTGAGATGTTTGAAGCTGCACGTGGTATTATGAAATGGTTGGGAGATTGTGCAAAG ATCATTGCTTCAGAAAATGAGCCCGTGAAATGGACGACTCCTCTTGGTCTCCCGGTTGTTCAGCCTTATAGAAATTCTGAGAGACATCAG ATAAGAACTTCCCTCCAGGTTCTGACATTACAAAGGGAGGGTCAATCG GTTTCAGTTAAGCGGCAGAAGACAGCTTTTCCACCAAATTTTGTACACTCTCTTGATGGTTCACACATGATGATGACTGCTATCTCTTGCAAAAATGCTGGCTTACATTTTGCAG GAGTACACGATTCCTTTTGGACCCATGCATGTGATGTTGACAGGATGAACCAAATCTTAAGAGAGGAATTTGTGGCTCTTTACAACATTCCAATTCTGGAGAAC TTGCTCGATGGTTTCCAAACATCCTTCCCGACGCTGACATTTCCTCCACTGCCAGATCGAGGCGATTTTGACCTTAAAAAAGTTTTGGAGTCTCCTTACTTTTTCAACTGA
- the LOC135598518 gene encoding DNA-directed RNA polymerase 3B, chloroplastic-like isoform X1, translating into MLEKKLAPSLPYVKSLFLGWFEPLRDVIEREQRLQKTKMQKAAYAPHIGLLPADKMAVIVMHKMMGLLMVGQEDGCIRLVQAAIRIGEAIEQEFKIQAYLEKSKRPRRRKNEGDQNVILCTQQEILRKKVMKLIKMKKLIEVQKLLRNEIEMESWGRDGQAKLGSRLIELLLESAFVQVPCDSLADCPPEILPAFRHTFKNISKENGKSINRYGVIECDPLVHKGFDSTARHMVIPYLPMLIPPKSWKGYDNGGHLFLPSYVMRTHGAQEQQKAIKSVPRKQLQKVFEALDTLGRTKWRINRRILDVIEIVWSRGGGIAGLVDRKDIQLPDRPETEDLTEIKKWRWSTRKAKKANSEMHAQRCDVELKLSVAHKMRDEEGFYYPHNIDFRGRAYPMHSHLNHLSSDLCRGILEFAEGKPLGKSGLHWLKIHLANIYGGGVEKLSYDRRLTFVKNHLRDIFDSAENPIDGNRWWISAEDPFQCLAACIDLTKALKSSSPHMAISHLPIHQDGSCNGLQHYAALGRDSLEAAAVNLVAGEKPADVYSEIAMRVREIIRKDSEKDPTVDPTALLAKVLVDQVDRKLVKQTVMTSVYGVTYVGAREQIKRRLEEKGLITDDRLLFGASCYAAKVTLNALGEMFEAARGIMKWLGDCAKIIASENEPVKWTTPLGLPVVQPYRNSERHQIRTSLQVLTLQREGQSQVSVKRQKTAFPPNFVHSLDGSHMMMTAISCKNAGLHFAGVHDSFWTHACDVDRMNQILREEFVALYNIPILENLLDGFQTSFPTLTFPPLPDRGDFDLKKVLESPYFFN; encoded by the exons ATGCTCGAGAAGAAGCTGGCGCCGAGCTTGCCGTATGTGAAATCACTTTTCTTGGGCTGGTTCGAGCCATTGCGGGATGTAATTGAGAGGGAGCAGAGGTTGCAGAAGACAAAGATGCAGAAGGCTGCCTATGCCCCCCATATTGGGCTCCTCCCGGCTGATAAGATGGCAGTCATTGTGATGCATAAGATGATGGGGCTATTGATGGTGGGCCAGGAGGATGGGTGCATCCGGCTTGTTCAAGCAGCAATTCGAATTGGGGAAGCAATAGAACAGGAG TTTAAGATTCAGGCTTATCTCGAGAAGAGTAAGAGACCAAGAAGAAGGAAAAATGAAGGTGATCAAAATGTTATCTTGTGCACACAGCAAGAGATCTTGAGGAAAAAGGTGATGAAATTGATAAAAATGAAAAAACTGATCGAGGTACAGAAGCTTCTAAGAAATGAGATTGAGATGGAGTCTTGGGGTCGTGATGGCCAAGCCAAG CTGGGGAGTCGCTTAATTGAATTACTCTTAGAATCAGCATTTGTACAAGTACCATGTGATAGTTTAGCAGACTGTCCACCTGAAATTTTGCCTGCTTTTAGACACacatttaaaaatatttccaaGGAAAATGG CAAATCAATCAATAGATACGGGGTTATAGAATGTGATCCATTAGTCCACAAAGGTTTTGATAGCACT GCGAGGCATATGGTCATCCCTTACCTCCCAATGTTGATACCGCCAAAAAGTTGGAAGGG GTACGACAATGGTGGACATCTGTTTCTGCCTTCATATGTTATGCGGACACACGGGGCACAAGAACAACAAAAAGCAATTAAAAGTGTCCCGAGAAAGCAGCTGCAGAAAGTATTTGAG gcactagatacacttggaagaACAAAATGGAGGATAAATAGAAGAATTCTTGATGTTATAGAGATTGTTTGGAGCAGAGGGGGAGGTATTGCAGGTTTGGTTGATCGAAAAGAT ATCCAACTACCTGATAGACCTGAGACTGAGGATTTGACTGAGAtcaagaaatggaggtggagcacTAGAAAAGCTAAAAAGGCTAATAGCGAGATGCATGCTCAACGTTGTGATGTAGAACTTAAGCTTTCT GTAGCACATAAAATGAGGGATGAGGAAGGATTCTATTATCCTCATAATATTGACTTCCGAGGCCGTGCATACCCGATGCATTCACATCTAAACCATTTGAGTTCAGATCTATGTCGAGGAATTCTGGAATTTGCTGAAGGAAAACCCCTGGGGAAATCTGGTTTACACTGGCTGAAAATACATTTGGCAAACATATATGGTGGAGGTGTTGAAAAGCTTTCCTATGACAGGAGGCTGACTTTTGTCAAGAACCATTTGAGAGATATATTTGATTCAGCAGAAAATCCTATTGATGGTAACCGCTGGTGGATAAGTGCTGAAGATCCATTCCAGTGCTTGGCTGCATGTATTGATCTTACCAAAGCCTTAAAAAGCTCATCGCCACACATGGCCATCTCTCACTTGCCCATTCATCAG GATGGTTCTTGTAATGGTTTGCAGCATTATGCAGCTCTAGGGAGAGACAGT TTGGAGGCAGCTGCTGTTAACTTGGTCGCTGGAGAAAAACCTGCAGATGTTTATTCAGAGATAGCTATGAG GGTCAGAGAAATCATACGAAAAGACTCCGAGAAAGATCCTACTGTTGATCCGACAGCTTTGTTGGCTAAAGTCCTAGTTGATCAG gtGGATCGGAAGCTTGTTAAGCAAACGGTAATGACATCAGTTTATGGTGTCACATATGTTGGTGCCCGGGAACAGATCAAGAGGAGGCTTGAAGAGAAGGGACTGATTACTGATGATAGACTACTATTTGGTGCATCTTGCTATGCTGCTAAA gtgactttgaatgCTCTAGGTGAGATGTTTGAAGCTGCACGTGGTATTATGAAATGGTTGGGAGATTGTGCAAAG ATCATTGCTTCAGAAAATGAGCCCGTGAAATGGACGACTCCTCTTGGTCTCCCGGTTGTTCAGCCTTATAGAAATTCTGAGAGACATCAG ATAAGAACTTCCCTCCAGGTTCTGACATTACAAAGGGAGGGTCAATCG CAGGTTTCAGTTAAGCGGCAGAAGACAGCTTTTCCACCAAATTTTGTACACTCTCTTGATGGTTCACACATGATGATGACTGCTATCTCTTGCAAAAATGCTGGCTTACATTTTGCAG GAGTACACGATTCCTTTTGGACCCATGCATGTGATGTTGACAGGATGAACCAAATCTTAAGAGAGGAATTTGTGGCTCTTTACAACATTCCAATTCTGGAGAAC TTGCTCGATGGTTTCCAAACATCCTTCCCGACGCTGACATTTCCTCCACTGCCAGATCGAGGCGATTTTGACCTTAAAAAAGTTTTGGAGTCTCCTTACTTTTTCAACTGA
- the LOC135598519 gene encoding very-long-chain aldehyde decarbonylase GL1-2-like has protein sequence MEAPLASWPWGNLGVYKYVLYGPIVAKAACEWREGRSGGWSLHLLLLFALRSLVYQLWFSFGNMLFLTRRRRVVEDGVDFKQIDKEWDWDNFLILQALLGSMVLYAAPSLEELPLLQLKGCIVALLLHVGVSEPLFYVAHRCFHRGYLYAHYHSIHHSSPVPQSLTAAFATPLEHLVLSAVMAAPLLGAFAMGHGSLSLVYGYVLIFDFLRSMGYSNVEVLPTRLFDALPVLRYLIYSPTYLSLHHKEKNCNFCLFMPVFDLLGKTIHNKAWDLNKEIRSGGNDRVPDFVFLAHVVDVISSMHVPFVFRSVSSMPFTNNFFLLLLWPIGFSVMLLMWAFSKTFLLSFYNLRGRLHQTWVVPRYGFQYFLPFARKGINDQIELAILRADKLGVKVVSLAALNKNESLNGGGTLFVSKHPDLKVRVVHGNTLTAAVILNEIPRDVKEVFLTGATSKLGRAIALYLCKKNIRVLMLTLSTERFLKIQKEAPEDCQHHLVQVTKYQAAQHCKTWIVGKWLSLREQRWAPPGTHFHQFVVPPIIGFRRDCTYGSLAAMRLPKDVRGLGSCEYTMERGVVHACHAGGVVHCLEGWTHHEVGAIDVDRIDVVWRAALKHGLTPV, from the exons ATGGAAGCTCCTTTAGCTTCCTGGCCTTGGGGGAATCTTGGAGTCTACAAG TACGTGTTATATGGACCGATTGTGGCCAAAGCTGCGTGCGAATGGAGGGAGGGGAGGTCAGGTGGGTGGTCGCTTCACCTTCTCCTACTCTTCGCCCTCAGGAGCCTCGTGTACCAGCTCTGGTTCTCCTTCGGCAACATGCTCTTCCTCACCCGGCGGCGCCGGGTGGTCGAGGACGGCGTCGACTTCAAGCAGATCGACAAGGAGTGGGACTG GGACAACTTCCTCATCCTCCAAGCCCTCCTTGGATCCATGGTCTTGTATGCCGCTCCGTCCTTGGAAGAGCTCCCACTTCTGCAGCTCAAGGGGTGCATCGTCGCTCTGCTGCTTCATGTCGGCGTCTCGGAGCCTTTGTTCTACGTGGCGCACAGGTGCTTCCACCGCGGCTACCTCTACGCCCACTACCACTCCATCCACCACTCCTCGCCGGTGCCACAGTCCCTGACAG CCGCGTTCGCCACGCCATTGGAGCACCTCGTCTTGAGCGCGGTGATGGCGGCGCCACTGCTGGGGGCCTTCGCCATGGGTCATGGTTCCCTGAGCTTGGTGTATGGCTACGTTCTCATCTTCGACTTCCTGCGGAGCATGGGATACAGCAACGTGGAGGTGCTTCCTACTCGCCTATTCGACGCCCTACCCGTCCTCAGATACCTCATTTACTCCCCCAC ATATCTGAGCCTCCATCACAAGGAGAAGAACTGCAACTTTTGCCTCTTCATGCCTGTGTTTGATTTGCTGGGGAAGACGATACACAACAAGGCGTGGGATCTGAACAAGGAGATACGCTCAG GGGGAAACGACCGCGTTCCTGACTTCGTCTTCCTCGCGCATGTCGTCGACGTCATCTCCTCCATGCACGTACCCTTCGTGTTCCGGTCGGTCTCCTCGATGCCCTTCACCAACAACTTCTTCCTGCTGCTACTATGGCCGATCGGGTTCTCGGTCATGCTCCTGATGTGGGCGTTCTCCAAGACCTTCTTGCTCTCCTTCTACAACCTGAGGGGTCGGCTGCACCAGACATGGGTAGTCCCGCGATACGGCTTCCAG TACTTCTTGCCGTTCGCCAGGAAGGGCATCAATGACCAGATCGAGCTCGCGATCCTTAGGGCGGACAAGCTCGGAGTGAAGGTGGTCAGCCTTGCAGCATTGAATAAG AACGAGTCGCTTAACGGCGGGGGGACGCTGTTCGTGAGCAAACACCCGGATCTGAAGGTCCGGGTCGTGCATGGCAACACCCTGACGGCGGCCGTCATCCTCAACGAGATCCCAAGGGACGTGAAGGAGGTGTTCTTGACCGGCGCTACCTCCAAGCTCGGAAGAGCCATTGCGCTGTATCTGTGCAAAAAGAACATCCGAGTACTG ATGCTGACGCTGTCGACGGAGAGGTTTCTGAAGATCCAAAAGGAGGCCCCGGAGGACTGCCAACACCATCTGGTTCAGGTCACCAAGTACCAGGCCGCACAGCACTGCAAG ACGTGGATAGTGGGCAAGTGGCTGTCGCTGAGGGAGCAGAGGTGGGCGCCGCCTGGCACGCACTTCCACCAGTTCGTGGTGCCGCCCATCATCGGCTTCAGGAGGGACTGCACCTACGGGAGTCTGGCGGCCATGAGGCTCCCCAAGGACGTCCGAGGGCTGGGGTCGTGCGAG TACACGATGGAGCGAGGAGTGGTGCACGCCTGCCACGCCGGAGGGGTGGTGCATTGCCTGGAAGGGTGGACGCATCACGAGGTCGGCGCCATCGACGTGGACCGCATCGACGTCGTGTGGAGAGCGGCGCTGAAGCATGGCCTAACACCTGTTTGA
- the LOC135598520 gene encoding CBS domain-containing protein CBSX1, chloroplastic-like isoform X2: MLLSMESVVARPSSAPRLKPPLPLRHLRGLGFGAGPLIVRGRWRSLDLSVAVARNGALSTNSAPQSNGVYTVGDFMTKKEDLCVVKPSTSVDEALELLVENRITGFPVIDDNWNLVGVVSDYDLLALDSVSGSGRVETSMFPEVDSTWKTFNEVQKLLGKTNGKVIGDVMTSAPLVVRETTNLEDAARILLATKYRRLPVVDSAGRLVGIITRGNVVRAALQIKHANERNSQV, encoded by the exons ATGCTGCTATCCATGGAGTCTGTCGTCGCCCGCCCTTCTTCCGCCCCCCGCCTGAAGCCCCCTCTTCCCCTCCGCCACCTCCGCGGCCTCGGCTTCGGTGCAGGCCCCCTCATCGTTCGAGGGCGGTGGCGGTCCCTCGATTTGAGCGTCGCCGTGGCGCGGAACGGAGCCTTGTCGACCAATTCTGCGCCG CAAAGCAATGGTGTGTACACAGTGGGTGATTTTATGACCAAAAAGGAAGATCTGTGTGTTGTGAAGCCTAGCACTTCGGTTGATGAAG CACTGGAGTTATTAGTTGAGAATAGAATTACTGGCTTTCCTGTCATTGATGACAACTGGAACTTG GTTGGTGTTGTTTCGGACTATGATTTGTTAGCTCTGGACTCTGTTTCAG GTAGTGGACGGGTTGAAACAAGCATGTTTCCTGAGGTTGATAGTACATGGAAA ACATTTAATGAAGTCCAGAAGCTGTTAGGTAAAACTAACGGTAAAGTTATTGGTGATGTGATGACTTCTGCCCCTCTTGTGGTTCGTGAAACTACCAACCTCGAAGACGCTGCAAG GATATTACTTGCAACAAAATATCGCAGACTTCCAGTTGTCGACAGCGCTGGTAGATTG GTTGGGATCATCACAAGAGGAAATGTAGTCAGAGCAGCACTCCAAATAAAGCATGCAAATGAAAGAAATTCCCAAGTCTAG
- the LOC135598520 gene encoding CBS domain-containing protein CBSX1, chloroplastic-like isoform X1: MLLSMESVVARPSSAPRLKPPLPLRHLRGLGFGAGPLIVRGRWRSLDLSVAVARNGALSTNSAPQSNGVYTVGDFMTKKEDLCVVKPSTSVDEALELLVENRITGFPVIDDNWNLVGVVSDYDLLALDSVSGSGRVETSMFPEVDSTWKTFNEVQKLLGKTNGKVIGDVMTSAPLVVRETTNLEDAARILLATKYRRLPVVDSAGRLVFHVEGWDHHKRKCSQSSTPNKACK, from the exons ATGCTGCTATCCATGGAGTCTGTCGTCGCCCGCCCTTCTTCCGCCCCCCGCCTGAAGCCCCCTCTTCCCCTCCGCCACCTCCGCGGCCTCGGCTTCGGTGCAGGCCCCCTCATCGTTCGAGGGCGGTGGCGGTCCCTCGATTTGAGCGTCGCCGTGGCGCGGAACGGAGCCTTGTCGACCAATTCTGCGCCG CAAAGCAATGGTGTGTACACAGTGGGTGATTTTATGACCAAAAAGGAAGATCTGTGTGTTGTGAAGCCTAGCACTTCGGTTGATGAAG CACTGGAGTTATTAGTTGAGAATAGAATTACTGGCTTTCCTGTCATTGATGACAACTGGAACTTG GTTGGTGTTGTTTCGGACTATGATTTGTTAGCTCTGGACTCTGTTTCAG GTAGTGGACGGGTTGAAACAAGCATGTTTCCTGAGGTTGATAGTACATGGAAA ACATTTAATGAAGTCCAGAAGCTGTTAGGTAAAACTAACGGTAAAGTTATTGGTGATGTGATGACTTCTGCCCCTCTTGTGGTTCGTGAAACTACCAACCTCGAAGACGCTGCAAG GATATTACTTGCAACAAAATATCGCAGACTTCCAGTTGTCGACAGCGCTGGTAGATTG GTATTCCATGTTGAAGGTTGGGATCATCACAAGAGGAAATGTAGTCAGAGCAGCACTCCAAATAAAGCATGCAAATGA
- the LOC135598521 gene encoding oryzain alpha chain-like: protein MASTPFLAAALLLLFFFAASAAPDMSIVAYNKEHGVRGLERSEEEMRRMYEGWLAKHGRANNALGQNEMRFDIFKDNLRFVDAHNAAADAGRHRFRLGLNRFADLTNEEYRAAYLGTRARGVARRSRVPGDRYRYEDGEELPESVDWRAKGAVAAVKDQGSCGSCWAFSTVGAVEGINQIVTGELITLSEQELVDCDNAYNQGCNGGLMDYAFEFIISNKGIDTEDDYPYRARDGTCDQDRKNAKVVSIDGYEGVPQNDEKALQKAVANQPVSVAIEAGGREFQLYQSGIFTGRCGTKLDHGVVAVGYGTQNGEDYWIVRNSWGGDWGEAGYIRMERNLNTSTGKCGIAMEASYPIKNGENPPNPGPTPPSPVSPPTVCDNYYTCPSHTTCCCVYEYGGTCFAWGCCPLEAATCCEDHYSCCPHDYPVCNVEAGTCQMSKDNPLLVKAFARTPAKPYWAYSGLVEENRNA from the exons ATGGCTTCGACGCCTTTCCTCGccgccgccctcctcctcctcttcttcttcgccgCCTCCGCCGCGCCGGACATGTCCATCGTCGCCTACAACAAGGAGCACGGCGTCAGGGGCCTGGAGAGGAGCGAGGAGGAGATGCGAAGGATGTACGAGGGGTGGCTGGCCAAGCACGGCAGAGCGAACAACGCGCTGGGCCAGAACGAGATGCGGTTCGATATCTTCAAGGACAACCTTCGCTTCGTCGATGCCCACAATGCCGCTGCCGACGCCGGACGGCACCGGTTCCGCCTCGGCCTCAACCGCTTCGCCGACCTCACCAACGAGGAGTACCGGGCGGCGTACCTGGGCACCAGGGCCCGTGGCGTCGCCCGTCGCAGCCGGGTTCCCGGCGACCGGTACCGGTACGAGGACGGCGAGGAGTTGCCGGAGTCCGTCGACTGGAGGGCGAAGGGCGCTGTCGCTGCCGTCAAGGACCAGGGCAGCTGCG GGAGCTGCTGGGCATTCTCAACTGTTGGTGCTGTGGAAGGGATAAATCAGATTGTGACCGGGGAGCTTATAACACTGTCTGAGCAGGAGTTGGTGGATTGTGACAATGCCTATAACCAGGGCTGTAATGGTGGCCTCATGGACTACGCCTTTGAGTTCATCATTAGCAATAAAGGCATTGACACTGAGGATGATTATCCCTATAGAGCTCGGGACGGCACATGCGACCAGGACAGG AAGAATGCTAAGGTTGTCTCTATTGATGGCTATGAAGGTGTTCCGCAGAATGATGAGAAGGCCCTGCAAAAGGCCGTTGCAAACCAGCCCGTCAGTGTTGCTATTGAAGCAGGTGGCAGGGAGTTCCAACTCTACCAATCG GGTATATTCACTGGCAGATGTGGGACTAAGCTGGACCATGGTGTTGTAGCTGTAGGCTATGGCACTCAAAATGGTGAGGACTATTGGATTGTCAGGAACTCATGGGGGGGAGACTGGGGAGAGGCTGGTTACATCAGGATGGAGCGAAACTTGAACACTTCCACCGGTAAGTGCGGTATTGCCATGGAAGCATCTTACCCCATAAAGAATGGTGAGAACCCACCCAACCCTGGTCCAACCCCTCCCTCTCCGGTGAGTCCACCAACCGTTTGTGACAACTACTACACTTGCCCATCGCACACCACCTGCTGTTGTGTCTATGAGTATGGTGGCACTTGCTTTGCCTGGGGATGCTGCCCCCTGGAGGCCGCCACCTGCTGCGAAGACCACTACAGCTGCTGCCCCCATGACTACCCTGTTTGCAATGTCGAGGCTGGAACCTGTCAAATG AGCAAGGACAATCCACTATTAGTGAAGGCTTTCGCTCGTACTCCTGCGAAACCCTATTGGGCTTACTCAGGCCTCGTGGAGGAGAATCGCAATGCATGA